The genomic DNA CAGGGCCGCGGAGGCCATCATCGCCTCGGCGCCGTCGCCTTCAGCGCTCAGCGGACGGCCCCGGATCAGGTAGGAGAGGGCCTCGTCATCGGGCATGGCCGGCTCGGCGAACAGGCGGGCGCGTGGATCATCGGCGCGCCCCTCGACGCGGATGCCGGCCACCACGTCGTAGCGACTCACATTGCGCACCGCTTCGATATCCAGCTCCGGCTGATCCACCGGCCCTGCAAACAGCAGGGTGCCGCGACGGATCCGCAGGTTCTGGCCGTAGGCGCGGTAGCGGCCGTCGACGATGCGGATCTCGCCCACCCCCTCCGGCACGTCGTCGCGCAGGCGGACCCGCATATTGCCTTCCAGGCGCCCGGTCAGTCCGAAGGCGGACAGCGCCAGTTCGTCCGCGCCCAGGCGCAGTTCGATATCCACGTCCAGGTCCCAGCCCTCCAGGGCCTGTTCATCGGTGACCGGCATCTCTTCGGTGCGGCGCACCACGACCACGTCACGGGAGAGACCAACGGCCTGTTCCGGCAGGTCCTGGATATCGATCATGCCCCGGGGCACATCGACGCGACCGCGCAGCAACACGTGGTTGGGCCGCACCACGGCGCGCAGGGCCGGGGAGACCGCCAGGTCCAGCCCTGGCGGCAGGAAGACCTCCAGGGCGTCACCGTCCAGGTTGGCCATGACGCGCCACTCGTCGCCGCCCCAGAGCACCCGCCCGTGCAGCTGCCCGCGGCCGTCGCCGGCGCGGAACTCGCCCCGATAGTCGGCCCGGCTGCCGGCCACGTCCACGTCGAGCCGGAGATCGCTGAGGGTGACTGGCAGGTCCGGCCCGTCCACCAGCCCGTCCGCCAGGGTGACCTGGCCGGTAACCTGGGGATCCTCCCAATGCCCCCCGATCTCGGCGCGGGCAGCGATCACCCCCTCGAGGCGGCTCAGGTCGGGGGCAAAGGGCCGGGCCATGGAGAGATCCAGATCCTCCAGCACCAATTCGCCGTCCAGCTCGCGGGCCTCCGGCCGCGGGTCGGTGGTGACGCGCAGGCGGGCGCCGCCGAGCTCCGGGGTGGTGAAATCGACCGCCAGGGTGGCTTCGGTCTCGCGGTAGTCCAGCTGTGCGGTCAAGGCGTCGTAACGAAGCTCCTCGAAGTCCTCCTCCTCGTCCTCCTCGTCGAGGCGCAGCCGCAGCAGGCCGTCCTCGCTGGACAGGGCGAGCTGGGCGGTGAGCGCATCGCCCCAGGCCACCTGCCCCTCCGCATCGAGCCCCGCGACCAGCGCCAGGTCCTCCGGCAGCCAGGGCCTGAGCCCCGCCTGCAGGTCGTAATCACTGAGGCTGAAGGCCAGTTCACCGTCGGCGCCCAGCGCCGCGGGTTCGTCGATGCAGAGGCGGCCCTGCTCATTGACCGTCCAGCAATGGGCGGCGAGCCGCAGACGGCCCGCCTCGGCGTCCCAGGCCAGGTCAAGGGGCTGCTCGAGGTTGAGGCGGTGGCCGTAACGCCGGGCCATGGCCAGGGCGTGGGCCAGCTCCCCCTCCCAGTCGCCGGTCTCGCGGTCGAAGGCACCGGTGAGGGCGAGGTCCAGCTCGAGCCCGCCGCGGCCATCCGCCAGCAGGTCGAGCCGGTGCGCCGCCTCGCGGCCGGTGATCTCCAGTGCCACGTCGTTCAGGTGCTCGGGCCCGGCCGACAGGTCGGACAGGCGCAGGGCCAGCCGGCTGTCCTCCTGCCCCAGGGCGGGCACGCGGGCGGTCAACTCCAATGCCCCCAGCCCCACGCCCCCGGGGCCGGACAGGGTATCGCCGCTGAGCTCCGCCTCCAGGTCGGGCCGGTCGCGCTCGCCGCGCAACTGGAAACGCCCCGCGAGGGCGCCGGCCAGGTCCGGCACGCCCAGCGCCGACAGGTCGGGCAGGCTGATCTCGCCGTCCAGGTCCCAGCGGTCGGTGAGAGCCCCGGCCACCGTGAGCCCCGCCTGCCCGTCCACCCGGAGGTTGATGTCGTCGAAGTGCAGGTGGCCGGCCGGGTCCATTCCGGCCGCCCCATCGAGCGCCAGGGTGTAGTCCTGCACCAGGGCCTCAATGCCGGGGATCCGCACGCGAAGGTCCGGCCCGGCCTCGGTGAGCTGCCCCTGGCTCTCGACCCGGCCCGAGACCTGCTCCGGCGCCCCCTCCCAGAAGCTCCCCGGGTTCAGGTCTCGCAGCGCGAGGTCGATATCCCACTGCAGCACCCCGGACCAGTCGACGGCGCCGGAGAGTTCCGCGGTGCCCTCCAGCGCCTCCAGGGTCAGGGCCTCCAGCCGCGCCCAGGTGAGATCGCCGTGGGCGTCCAGCCTCAGCAGCCCGGCCGGAAGCTCGGGGCCGGCCACTTCGCTGCGCAGGCTGGCCTGCCACCCGGACAGGTCGCCGGTCAGGTTCAGCGCCCCGTCGCGGCTGCGGTAACCCCCCGGATCGTCCAGCGGCCAGCCCAGGTGCGGCCAGCGCAGCGTCAGCTCGAAGGGCAATTGCTCATCCAAGGGGGTCAGGCGGGCATCCAATGCCAGTGCCTGGTGGCCGGTGACCGCCTCCAGGGCGAGCTGCAGCTCCTGTTTGAGCGCACCCTCCATCCTGAGGCTGAATTCCGGGGCGCCGGGCAGGACCAGTGGCAGGCTGTCGGCAAGCGCCTCGCCGGCCACCACGTCCAGATCCAGGGCCACGTCCCAGTCGCCCCCCAACGCCAGCTGCCCGCGGCTGCGCAGCTCCCCGTAGGGGTGAGAGAGGTCCAGGCGGGCCAGCCCCAGGGATTGACCTTCAAGACTGGCCGTAAGGTCCACATCGGGCAGGGGCATCGGCTGATCTTCGCCGGGAAGCCACAGGGCGCTGTCGCGCATACGGAGGGTCTGGAGGTGCACATCCAGCGGCAGTTGCAGGTCGGGCAGTTCCGGCGGCTGATATTGGAAGTCGGCCATCGGCGCGGCCTCTCCGGCGTCGGCCGCGTCCTCCTCGTCCGCCGGCTCGGGCAGGCGGACCCGGAGCCCCCGCGTTTCCGTCCGCTCCAGGTTGAGCACATCGCCGCTCAAGTCCCCCTCCAGGTTGAGGAAGTCGAGCGCGATGTCGTGCTCTGCCACCTGCACCCGAGCACCGCGGAGTTCCAGCCGCTCCACCTGGATGGCCAGGGGCAGGTCGAGCCGCTCCATGGGGGTATCGGGCGCGCCCTCCTCCGGGTCCGGGGCGTCGCCGGGGTCGCCCTCGGGGATGAGGGCCTCCAGGTCATGGACCTGGGCCTGAAGACAAAAGGCCCGCCGCGTCAGGCAGCCCATATCCCAGCCGGTGACCACGCGCCCGGTCTCCACCCGCAGTTCGCCGTCCTGCCAGCGGGCGAATGAGAGCTCCAGGCCGCTCCAGAGGCTGCCACCGGTCACCTCAAGCTCCAGTTCGGGCACAAACCGTTGGGCCAGGTCCGCCGCGGCCCGGGCGCCGGAGGGGGTGCCCACCAGCCAGGTGAGCGTCCCGGCAAGCAGAGACACCAGGACCAGCAACCCGAGCAGGGTGAGCCGCACTACCCGCATCATATCTCCGGCCCCATGGAGAAATGCAGCCGCCAGGGGTTACCCGACTTGCTCAGTGCCGAGGCGAAGTCCAGCCGGATGGGGCCCACCGGCGAGATCCAGCGGATACCGAAACCGGCGCCCACCTGCGGGTCCGGGTCATCCCAGTCATCGAAGGCGTTACCGGCGTCGGTGAAGGCGGCCAGGCGCCAGTTGGGCCGGAAGGTGTAACCGTACTCCGCGCTGGCCACCGCCAGGTATTTACCGCCGATCACGTCGCCCTCGTCATCCTCCGGGGCCAGGGTCTGGTAGCGATAACCACGCACGCTCTGGTCGCCGCCAGCAAAGAACCGCAGCGTCGGCGGCACCTTCTCGAACTCGCTGGAGGTCAGCCCGCCCAGGTCGGCACGCAGGAGGACGCGGTGGTTATCGGCAAAGCTGCGCAGCAGCCGCGCCCCGGTGCGCACCCGGAAGACGTCGATATCGGAACCCATCCACTCATCCGTGCCCTCGACGCTGAACAGCAGCCGGTCACCCCAATGGGGGTCGGCGCCACCGCGGGCGCGGTTCCGCGACCAGCTGCCCCCGGGCAGGTAGAGCGTGGTGGTGCGGGTCTCGTCGGAGATGGTGAACCGCTCCCGGTCCCACCGGATGCCCAGATTCTGCTGCCAGCCGCTCTCAAAGCGGTGCTGGTGCTGCACCGACAGGGTGTAGAGTTCGCTCTCGGTGTCCTCGATGTCCTCGTACTGGAAGCCCCCCTGCAGGACCAGCTGGGTGCGCAGTGGGTCCCGCAGCGGAATGCCGTAGCGGGTGGAGATGTTCTGGCGCTTCTCGGACAGTTCCGTGTCCACCGACAGGGTATGCCCACGCCGGTTGACCCACGGGCGGGACCAGCCGGCACGGATCCGCGGCCCGACGTCCGTGGAATAGCCCACACCGGTGCGCACCTGGTGGGGCCGCTCGGCGGTCAACTCCACCTGCACCGGGACACGCAGCGTTTCATCGGCCTCGCGCGGCTCGGGGCGGACAGACACCTGGGCGAAATAGCCGCTGTTCAGCAGAGCACGGTTCAACTCGCTCACGTGGCGCGATTCGTAGGGGTCCCCCGGCTCGAAATGCACCAGCCGCTCCAGGAACCAGGGCGCCAGCGCGGTTTCGGAGAACTGCACATCACCCATGCTGTAGCGGCGACCGCTGTCGAAATGAAGGATGACGGTGGCCTCGCCGGCCTCCACGTCCACCTCCACCCGCCGCTGGGTGTAGCGGGCGTCGAAATAGCCCCGGTCGAGGGCCAGGGTCTGCAACTGGCGGCGGGCGGTCTCGTAACGGTCATGGCGCAACACCGCCCCGGGCTGGACCGGCAACCGCGCCTGAATGCCGTCGAAGGCGCTGTCCTCCGCGGCCTCCCCGTCGATGCGGAGGTCCACCAGCGCGATACGCACCGGCTCGCCGGCATCGATGCGCAGGATGAAACGGGGCCCGTTGTCGGTCTCCTCGCGCTCCACGTCGATCTCCGGCTCGTAGTAACCCAGTGCCTGCAGCGCTTGCCCGGCCCGCTCCGGCAACTGGCGCTGGTAGGCCCGCAGCGCCCTGCGGCTGTCCCCCGCAGGCTCGCCGATCCAGGCCTCGACGTTGTCGCGCAATTGACCGCTGACCCCTTCCACCTGCACCTCCACCGCCCAGGCGGCCTGCAGGGCAGGCAGGAACAACAGCACCAGCACGCCCACGGGAACGAGGCAGCGGCGGGCAATTGGGTGCAAACGGGTTCTCACGGGAAGAGGCGGGCTCCCTGTCGGGGTATCCGGGCCGGGCCGGAAACATTACCGCATTTGTAGCAACCGACACAGCACCCGCGCAAGGCGCGCCTGGCCGCCTGGCTCGCCATCGGGCTGGCCCCGCGCGGAAGATCGCCTATACAATCGCTGCATCGCGCCCGCTTCCGGAATCCGCCCTATGAGCGAACAGGACAACGCCCCGACCAGCTCCGACCTCGAGGAACATCGGCTACGCCTCCGCAACCTCACCCTGGAGGACTACCCGGACATCAAGCACATCATGGACCATGTCTACCCCGGGGCCATGGGGGGCGCCTGGTCGCGGGAGCAGTTCGCGGCGCAGATCAACCGCTTCCCCGAGGGCCAGATCTGCGTGGAGGACAACGGCCGGGTGGTGGCCGCCGCCCTGACGCTGATCGTGGACTACAGCCGCTTCGGTGATCGCCATACCTACGAGGAGATCACCGGCAACGGTTTCTTCACCACCCACGACCCCAAGGGCGACGTGCTTTACGGAGTGGACGTCTTCGTCGATCCGGAGTACCGGGCCATGCGCCTTGGCCGGCGGCTGTATGACGCCCGCAAGGAGCTCTGCCGGCAACTCAACCTGCGCGCCATCGTCGCCGGCGGCCGGATCCCCGGCTACCGCAAGCACGCCGACGAGATGACCCCGGAGCACTACATCG from Alkalispirillum mobile includes the following:
- the tamB gene encoding autotransporter assembly complex protein TamB — translated: MMRVVRLTLLGLLVLVSLLAGTLTWLVGTPSGARAAADLAQRFVPELELEVTGGSLWSGLELSFARWQDGELRVETGRVVTGWDMGCLTRRAFCLQAQVHDLEALIPEGDPGDAPDPEEGAPDTPMERLDLPLAIQVERLELRGARVQVAEHDIALDFLNLEGDLSGDVLNLERTETRGLRVRLPEPADEEDAADAGEAAPMADFQYQPPELPDLQLPLDVHLQTLRMRDSALWLPGEDQPMPLPDVDLTASLEGQSLGLARLDLSHPYGELRSRGQLALGGDWDVALDLDVVAGEALADSLPLVLPGAPEFSLRMEGALKQELQLALEAVTGHQALALDARLTPLDEQLPFELTLRWPHLGWPLDDPGGYRSRDGALNLTGDLSGWQASLRSEVAGPELPAGLLRLDAHGDLTWARLEALTLEALEGTAELSGAVDWSGVLQWDIDLALRDLNPGSFWEGAPEQVSGRVESQGQLTEAGPDLRVRIPGIEALVQDYTLALDGAAGMDPAGHLHFDDINLRVDGQAGLTVAGALTDRWDLDGEISLPDLSALGVPDLAGALAGRFQLRGERDRPDLEAELSGDTLSGPGGVGLGALELTARVPALGQEDSRLALRLSDLSAGPEHLNDVALEITGREAAHRLDLLADGRGGLELDLALTGAFDRETGDWEGELAHALAMARRYGHRLNLEQPLDLAWDAEAGRLRLAAHCWTVNEQGRLCIDEPAALGADGELAFSLSDYDLQAGLRPWLPEDLALVAGLDAEGQVAWGDALTAQLALSSEDGLLRLRLDEEDEEEDFEELRYDALTAQLDYRETEATLAVDFTTPELGGARLRVTTDPRPEARELDGELVLEDLDLSMARPFAPDLSRLEGVIAARAEIGGHWEDPQVTGQVTLADGLVDGPDLPVTLSDLRLDVDVAGSRADYRGEFRAGDGRGQLHGRVLWGGDEWRVMANLDGDALEVFLPPGLDLAVSPALRAVVRPNHVLLRGRVDVPRGMIDIQDLPEQAVGLSRDVVVVRRTEEMPVTDEQALEGWDLDVDIELRLGADELALSAFGLTGRLEGNMRVRLRDDVPEGVGEIRIVDGRYRAYGQNLRIRRGTLLFAGPVDQPELDIEAVRNVSRYDVVAGIRVEGRADDPRARLFAEPAMPDDEALSYLIRGRPLSAEGDGAEAMMASAALGLGVSGASGIIGGVGEALGVEDVEVEAVGEGDETQVVVGGYLNPRLYISYGVGVFSPDNTLTLRYQLARQLFLEAVSGVENALDLMYRFEFGGRGGEAAPPEPATDNGE
- the tamA gene encoding autotransporter assembly complex protein TamA produces the protein MHPIARRCLVPVGVLVLLFLPALQAAWAVEVQVEGVSGQLRDNVEAWIGEPAGDSRRALRAYQRQLPERAGQALQALGYYEPEIDVEREETDNGPRFILRIDAGEPVRIALVDLRIDGEAAEDSAFDGIQARLPVQPGAVLRHDRYETARRQLQTLALDRGYFDARYTQRRVEVDVEAGEATVILHFDSGRRYSMGDVQFSETALAPWFLERLVHFEPGDPYESRHVSELNRALLNSGYFAQVSVRPEPREADETLRVPVQVELTAERPHQVRTGVGYSTDVGPRIRAGWSRPWVNRRGHTLSVDTELSEKRQNISTRYGIPLRDPLRTQLVLQGGFQYEDIEDTESELYTLSVQHQHRFESGWQQNLGIRWDRERFTISDETRTTTLYLPGGSWSRNRARGGADPHWGDRLLFSVEGTDEWMGSDIDVFRVRTGARLLRSFADNHRVLLRADLGGLTSSEFEKVPPTLRFFAGGDQSVRGYRYQTLAPEDDEGDVIGGKYLAVASAEYGYTFRPNWRLAAFTDAGNAFDDWDDPDPQVGAGFGIRWISPVGPIRLDFASALSKSGNPWRLHFSMGPEI